The following is a genomic window from Pseudomonas purpurea.
GCGTTGCGCAAGGCACCGCTGTGGGCCAATTGCTGTTCACCCTGGCTCACCACGGCTTTGAGTTGCGCCAGGTCACCGCTGGCTTGCGCTTGCTGTACCGCGACGGCGTAGAGCGGCAAGTGAGGATGGTGCGGATGCTCCGGGTGCAGGGCCGGGGCCTGGCTGACAGCTGCGTGCTTCACTGTAGTCCAGTGGTCCTGATCGTAGTACTTGTAGCTGGCAAAACCGCTGGCCCAATCGGCACCTAAGATGCCGCGCAGGTCAAAGGTTTGGGCGATTTGGCTGTAAGGGCCGCTTGGGCTGCCATCCAGGGTGAGGATGATGTGGTTTTCCGCCTCGGGGATCAGTTTGGCCTCGGAGTACTCACCCCATACACGGGCACGGAAGTTCAACGGTGGGTAGGTGCTTTGGAAAATGCTGGCCACACCGCTGACTTTCTTGTTGACGGTGTCCACCAGCAGATCCAGGGTTAAAACCGGTGCGCCGAGTAGCGAGTTGGTGACGCTGAGGCGCGTGTGAAAAAGTCCAATTGACATGGTGCAACTCCCTTAATTTGTATTCAGGACAAGCCAGGCAGGTTGAGTTGCCGGTTAGCGGCGTTCCAGCCGGCTGATTTCACCCTTGGCGGCCTCAAGCGCACTCTGTAGCTGTGGTTGCTGGTCCAGTTGTTGTTTGGCAAGGCTCGCCAGACTTTTCATCTGGGCCAGGTCACCGCTGGCAATGGCACTCTGAATCGGCGCGGCGTACAGCGGCATGATCGGCGAATAGGCCGGAATCACCGGGCCGGGCTCCAAAGGCAGTGAATGGGCGTAGGAGGGCACGGATTCGATGAGATGGGCGGGAGCACTGACCTTGACCCACCGCTGACCATTGAAGTACTCGTAGTTGGCGACGCCTTCTTTCCAGTCGCTACCGACCACCATATGCAACTTGAAATTCACGACAGAGTTCGAGCCTGAGCCGCCCTGGTTACCTTGAGCGGTGATCAGGATTTTGCTGACACCGGGTTTCATGACGGTCAGGTAGGTGTATTCACCCCAGACATCGGAATGTACATCCAGTGGCGGGTTGGTTGCCTGAGTGATTGCAGCAGTGCCGCTGACCGTTTGCTCGGGTGTGAAAACCAAAAGATTGAGTGCCAGGTTTTGCGCACCTGCAGCCGAAGTGCCAATTCGATAGCAGAGTGGGAACAAACCGACAGCGTGCTGATTGGAATCAGACATAATTGCCTCCATTGCAATAGATAGTGGATACAGCGTTAGTGCTTTTCCAAACGCGCGACTACCGCTGATAACTCCTCGTAAGCAGCTTTTAGTTCTTTGGGTTCTGTGGCGGAAACTTCGCGCTGTTTCAGCAAGGTTTTCATTTGCGGCAGGTCGCCTGCCGAGATCGCGCTTTGAATAGCAGTCCCATAAGGGGGCATGGTGTGGCGGGGCGTATTGCTCATGACGTTCCCTTCCGTGGTATGAAAAAAAACGCTGCTTGAGTCAGCAGTTCATGGAGTTAAGCAGTCATCAATAATTATGCAATATGGGCGGATCAAATAACGTCGTATGTTTTTTAGTTGTTGGGCTATCAATTTCGATAAGTGTTCAATGGCTGTTTATATAGTGTGTTTGGCTATTATGAATGTCGGTGAGAATTAATTCCTCATAAAGAAGTGATGCTGTTATAGCTAATTGAGTTGCCAGTGGGGTATCGTTTGATTTTTATCTGTAAAATCACCGGCGGTTGAAACACTATAAGCGGTGAAAAAAGAGGTGGTCCGTACTTCCTGTCAGTCATATTGGGAGCAACCTGATGAGCGATACACCGACGATTGTATTGGTACATGGTTTTTGGGGCGGGGCTGCACACTGGAGCAGGGTGATTGGCGAGCTGGTACGGATGGGGCACACGTCCATTCGTGCGGTGGAGCTGCCGCTGACCTCGCTGGCAGACGACGCAGAACGCACGCGCAAGATGATCGCCCAGCAACAGGGGCCGGTGCTGCTGGTCGGGCACTCGTATGGTGGCGCGGTGATTACCGAGGCGGGTGACCAACCCAATGTAGTGGGGCTGGTGTACATCGCGGCATTTGCCCCGGACGCCGGAGAGAGTCCCGGCGGGATCACGCAGGAGCATCTGCCGGTAGCGGCGGCCAACCTGTTGCCGGACAGCGATGGTTACCTGTGGGTCAAGCCTGAGCTGTATCACACAAGCTTCTGTCAGGATCTGCCCGAGGCCGAGGGGAAGGTGATGGGCATCACCCAGAAAGCACCGCTGGCCAGTACCTTTGGCGACACGATCAGCAACCCGGCCTGGAAGAAGAAACCGTCGTGGTATCAGATCTCCAGCGAGGACCGGATGATTGCACCGCAAAATCAGCAGCGGATGTCTGCCCGGTTGAACGCCAGAAAGGTTATTACTTTGACGGCGAGCCATGCCTCGCTGGCGTCGAAAGCGCCTGAGGTGGCTGCCCTCATTGATGAAGCGGCCAGGGAATCAGTGAAGGCGTAACGCGCAGGTATCAATCAGGCCCGGCCTTGCGCCGGGCCTGATCGTTTTTGGATATTGGCCGTTAACCGGGCACCAGAGTGGTGGGTAACGCATTGGCACCAATGCACATCGTCAACTGGCGACCGTCCTTGTCGTGGGCGCAGTCGGGCAAGGGCTCGCGCAACGCGAGGTACAAGGGCAAGCCCAGGAACAGCGCGATGAACACGCCCGCGACGACTGTCTTCAACTGCACGATAAGGCGAACCCCCGAAGGCGGTTTCTTGCGCTTGGGGATAAATATGACGCTGAGTAGCAACAGTGCCCCGAGCAGTATGTCGCGACTGATGTCCTCGGGCGTTGGCGAGAGCAGCAAATTCCCCAGCGCATTGTCCGGGTAGTTGAAGTACCACCAGGTGCCCATGACCACTGGAAAGACGCCGGCCGCTATCCACGCAAGCCGATAGCCTGGCAGCCGCAGCACGATCGCCAGCAGCAGCCCGATGGCGGCGATTGCCCAGCGGATGAGAGCCACTAGAAAATCGAAGCCCCCGGCAAACATGATACCGCCAGCGTTCGTCGGTTTTATCAGTTGCCAACTATAGTATCCGAGGTTGGCGATGATCCCGCCTATCGCTATCAGACTCAGCGCGTAGTACAGCCATATCCATCCTGAAACCTTGGTGCGAAGCATGGTGTGGGTCTTCCGTGAGGGGAAAAAACGTTGATCCGACAGGCTCAGGGCTGTTCGGCGGGAGGGGTTTGCGCAGGCTCGGCCATTCGGCGTAACTGAACCCCGGAGCGTCGAGAGTGGGTCGTGATGGTCTTCCCGGCCCCGCGGAGTTCACTGGAGGTGCTGACGCTACGGTTGAGGTTGAAATCAGCCATCTCCATCCAGTCGCTCAATGTTGCCGAGTAGGAAAAGCCGTAATAGTGCTCGCCATCTTGGCGTCCTTCGCGGGTGTGATAGCGGACGGTGGCGTGGGCTGAGTCCATGACCCCGGTGGCATCAAACGGCATTGGGCGCATCTCGCCTTTGAGGGGGCAGGTGCCTTGCCAGTTCGCGGTGTTCCCGACCAGGCGTTGCTCACGGCTGGGAAACAACAGGCAGAACATCAACTCGGCGTCTTGGGGGGTAAGGACATCGAGCAGTTCGGCGACGTATTGCTCGCGGTCCGCGCGTTTGTCTGTCTTCAGTTTTTTCAGCGACGGGTCCAACTGCTCCAGGCGCGGGTAGTTGTGCAGGCTGTCGAAACTTCCATCGGGTTTGAGGCGAATCTGGAAGGACTGCCGGGTCAATGTCTTGAGTACATTCAGTGTGTCGTTGAGCGGATGGTCGGGAGACTTCAGCCCAGGATGAACGAGCTGGAGTTCCAGGTCGGCGGTGTCGTCCATTTCGGCAACCGGCTCGCGGGTGTCCAACGTGAACATCAAGGGACCGACTGCTTCGGCGATCACGACGTAGGGGATTTTACCTTCCAGCATCCACCGGCCATCCGGCAGGCGTTGGGCCGTGAGTGTCAGGCCAAAATCCATCGCGCCTTCCTTGGCGAACTGGCCGCCATAAGGGCTCATTTTCGTTTCGCGCAATTGCGAGATTTCGGCCCGATACTCGACAGTCGAACCGTCCTTGCCGGTTTTGGGAAACTCGATGATTGACGGCGCCTGGGAGGGCGGCGGGGCCGAAGGTGATTCCTCACAGCCACTCAGCAAGGCCAGAAGCGCGCCCGTCAGGGCCAGTTGCCCGAGGCGGGTCATACGAGGGGATTTCACTGATGTCGATCCTTGTTCAGAAAAACGGATTACGTGCTGCACCGGGTGCGATCCATCAAGCGGTCTGTGGGAGAGGGCGCTTTTTGCGTACCGGGAAAACCAAGTCAAGCCGCCGTTCAATGCGCAGACCTACGACTGAAAGGCCTGATGATCGGGGTTTTTGAGGGCGCGTAGCATGAAGGGAATTGTTCCCTTGCTCAACCGGCGATGTGGGGGGACGTGATTCAGAGGGACCTGTGTCGGCCCGCGCCCTGGACTGCTCAGGTCCAGGGCGCGGGCCGGCGTCGAGGATTCAGGACGGTGCGGTGACCACAGCCGGAGCCGGTTTACGCAGCGGCTCGAGCCGCGAGCCGGTGTAGCGGCTTTCGCGAAACAACCGCCAGCGGCCGAACAGCCCGTACACGTGAGTGACCCGTCCCTGTTCGTGATAACCCATGCGGATGTGCAGCTTGAGGGCCGGGATGTTGCCGGTTTCGCACACGTCCACCACCTTGTCGCACCCCTGGGGCCTGCATCGCCGCCCAGAGGTTGACCTGCACATCCACCGACAGACACGTGCCGAAGTAGGGCCTGGCCATTTCACCGCCGAATTCGAAGAACTCGCCCGGCTTCACCGGGAACCAGCAGCCATAGTAATGGCGGTCGTGATAGTCGCGTTTGCTGCCCCAGATGAACGCTACGGCGTTGCCTTCCGCATCCAGGTACATGTGACCGGTGTAGTCCTCGGCGGCCAGTTCGCGCATGGTTTCGACCCGGTCACCAAAATGTCTGGCGAATGCGTCGGCGTTCTCCGGGGTGATGGTGACCTGACGCAGCCCTTCGTACGGTCGCAATGTGTGAGGGGGCACCGGGCTGAGCAGGTCGCGCTCCATCCAGAGCAGTTCCCGGTGGATAAACACATAGCGCTGCCAGAAGGTCTGGAAAGTACGACGCAAGCCTTTTTGCCTGATCCGGTCCTGGAGTTTCTGCAATACGCTCATAAAGCCTCCTGATTGGGCTTGGCGGTACGGAGGGCAGCGAAGTGAGCGGTGCACACGGGGCTGCTCAGCGGGGTAATTGACGAGGGGTTACTGCACGGCCGACTCCGACGTTGCAGGCACTCTGATCGCTGCGCTGTAAGCCACCCGGGATACCCCGGCCAGACGCCTTTCAAGCAGGGCGCTGAGGGATTCGCCGTGGTTCAGATAGGCATCCCCGAAGTCCTCGCCGAGGTTGTTGGGGTGGGCGACGATCTCCAGTAAACCGTCGGTCGGCGGCGCGGCATTGCGCAGGTCGACCGGGGTGCAGACGTAGTCGGCGGTGGCACCGGCGAGGCTGCGCAGTCGACGATTGAGCAAGGTTTTGAACAGGCGTTTGGGCACGCTGAGGTTTTGCCCCAGGTTGCGCGCCAAGCGTACGGGTACGCCTTGCCGGGCGGCAAACCGGGCAACGATCTCACCGACGGGCCAGATGTTGTGGACGTGTTGGTGCGAGTCCAGATGGCTGGGGCGCATGCCATGATCCAGGCAATGTTGCCACTGCGCCGAAAGTTCCTGGCGCACCGCCTCGCTGTCGGCGCGGCTGAGCCAGAGGCGGTGGCGGGGCAGGTTCAAGTCGAATTCACCTTGGCTGTTGCAGAAGGTCCTGCGTTGCACGATTGCCTGGCTGAGCGGCCGGCCATAGGTGAGGTTGAAATGCAGGCCGACTCGCCCTTTGAGCAACGGCTGTTGTGCCAGCGCACAGGCCGCTTCGAACGCCGGCATATTGGCCATGGCGGTGGCGGAACTGATGACCCCGGCCTGGAACGCCCGCAGGATCACGGCGTTTTCGCTGGGGCTGAGGCCGAAGTCGTCAGCGTTGACTATGACGTGGTGAGGCATGTTCGTCCTCCTGCCGGGAAGTGGATGGCGCATTCCGGGCATCGGCCACGGGCGCGACGGCTGCCGGTTGGCCCGGGTGTCGGGCGCGCCATCGTTGCAGTCGTGGTTTGAGGTGATGCCAGAGCCGCAAGCCCAGCCCCAAAAAAAGGCCACCAGGGCGCCACGAATAGAAACTCCAGCGCCAGTGTTCGAGTTGGCCGGTCATGCGTTCATGCAGTTGATGGCTGGAATTTTCCAGGCTGACCCGCGAGGCGTCGATCCATCGCCAGTGTTCTTCAAGCCCCCAGCGGATCCACTCTTCGAGCAATACCCGGCCGCTGCCCAGGTCGGCGTATTGCGGCAAAAACGCCAGGTTGTAGTCATAGAGCCGACCCTGCTCCAGCAGCCCGAGGCGATAGCTGATGCAACGTCCCTCAAGCTCCAGCACCACCACCCGCACCAGGTTTTGGCCAGCGAGGGCGGTGAAGGCGTCTTCGATCCATCGTCGGTGGCGGGCGTCAGAAAAAATCCCGACGCCTTCATCGCCTTTCCAGCTGACCGCTTCAACCTCGCTCAATGCACGCAGTAACGGACCCATGGTCGTCGCGTCCGGTGTCAGGCGTTTGACTTGCG
Proteins encoded in this region:
- a CDS encoding DUF1842 domain-containing protein translates to MSDSNQHAVGLFPLCYRIGTSAAGAQNLALNLLVFTPEQTVSGTAAITQATNPPLDVHSDVWGEYTYLTVMKPGVSKILITAQGNQGGSGSNSVVNFKLHMVVGSDWKEGVANYEYFNGQRWVKVSAPAHLIESVPSYAHSLPLEPGPVIPAYSPIMPLYAAPIQSAIASGDLAQMKSLASLAKQQLDQQPQLQSALEAAKGEISRLERR
- a CDS encoding DUF1843 domain-containing protein, which produces MSNTPRHTMPPYGTAIQSAISAGDLPQMKTLLKQREVSATEPKELKAAYEELSAVVARLEKH
- a CDS encoding GNAT family N-acetyltransferase, with product MAVRFEWRASLCAEDFPANAYETLRLDVTDHTPFNSLAWLCAAEHALTADQRLQVLLAWEDERLSLCLPLVASRERFAGLAFRVLHHLGYPLADRIALLSSLDAAHTRQALGEIRRHMPHALLQLNELSEPTGEESTLAQWMPLSSTGERRLSCRVPVHLISDSDHQEVCGDPRYKLRRARKRIAACGAQVKRLTPDATTMGPLLRALSEVEAVSWKGDEGVGIFSDARHRRWIEDAFTALAGQNLVRVVVLELEGRCISYRLGLLEQGRLYDYNLAFLPQYADLGSGRVLLEEWIRWGLEEHWRWIDASRVSLENSSHQLHERMTGQLEHWRWSFYSWRPGGLFLGLGLRLWHHLKPRLQRWRARHPGQPAAVAPVADARNAPSTSRQEDEHASPRHSQR
- a CDS encoding ChbG/HpnK family deacetylase, with amino-acid sequence MPHHVIVNADDFGLSPSENAVILRAFQAGVISSATAMANMPAFEAACALAQQPLLKGRVGLHFNLTYGRPLSQAIVQRRTFCNSQGEFDLNLPRHRLWLSRADSEAVRQELSAQWQHCLDHGMRPSHLDSHQHVHNIWPVGEIVARFAARQGVPVRLARNLGQNLSVPKRLFKTLLNRRLRSLAGATADYVCTPVDLRNAAPPTDGLLEIVAHPNNLGEDFGDAYLNHGESLSALLERRLAGVSRVAYSAAIRVPATSESAVQ
- a CDS encoding alpha/beta hydrolase, with the protein product MSDTPTIVLVHGFWGGAAHWSRVIGELVRMGHTSIRAVELPLTSLADDAERTRKMIAQQQGPVLLVGHSYGGAVITEAGDQPNVVGLVYIAAFAPDAGESPGGITQEHLPVAAANLLPDSDGYLWVKPELYHTSFCQDLPEAEGKVMGITQKAPLASTFGDTISNPAWKKKPSWYQISSEDRMIAPQNQQRMSARLNARKVITLTASHASLASKAPEVAALIDEAARESVKA
- a CDS encoding DUF1842 domain-containing protein; the protein is MSIGLFHTRLSVTNSLLGAPVLTLDLLVDTVNKKVSGVASIFQSTYPPLNFRARVWGEYSEAKLIPEAENHIILTLDGSPSGPYSQIAQTFDLRGILGADWASGFASYKYYDQDHWTTVKHAAVSQAPALHPEHPHHPHLPLYAVAVQQAQASGDLAQLKAVVSQGEQQLAHSGALRNALEQLHAEIARLEAR